The Streptomyces pactum genome contains a region encoding:
- a CDS encoding NAD(P)/FAD-dependent oxidoreductase, translating to MSTTERPRILVVGGGYVGLYAARRIQKKMRYGEATVTVVDPRSYMTYQPFLPEAAAGNISPRHVVVPLRRVLPKAEVLTGRVTTIDQDRKVATISPLVGEAYELPFDYLVIAMGAVSRTFPIPGLAEQGIGMKGIEESIGLRNHVLEQLDKADSTTDEEIRRKALTFVFIGGGFAGAETIGEVEDMARDAAKYYKNVSREDMRFVLVDAADKILPEVGPKLGQYGKEHLEGRGVEVYLSTSMDSCVDGHVVLKNGLEVDSSTIVWTAGVKPNPALSRFGLPLGPRGHVDCEPTLQVKGTDYIWAAGDNAQVPDLVGRKAGNENAWCPPNAQHALRQAKVLGDNVISGMRGFPQKDYSHANKGAVAGLGLHKGVAMIVMGKMKIKLKGRLAWYMHRGYHGLAMPTWNRKIRVFADWTLGMFLKREVVSLGAMETPREEFYEAAKPAPAAAPKAAGKSEKAAKSEKTEEKAKAS from the coding sequence ATGAGCACCACGGAGCGTCCCAGGATCCTCGTAGTAGGCGGTGGGTACGTAGGCCTGTACGCAGCTCGACGCATCCAGAAGAAGATGCGTTACGGCGAGGCGACCGTCACCGTCGTCGACCCGCGGTCGTACATGACCTACCAGCCCTTCCTCCCCGAAGCCGCCGCCGGCAACATCTCCCCGCGGCACGTCGTCGTCCCCCTGCGACGCGTGCTTCCGAAGGCGGAGGTCCTCACCGGCCGGGTCACCACCATCGACCAGGACCGCAAGGTCGCCACGATCTCCCCGCTGGTGGGCGAGGCGTACGAGCTGCCCTTCGACTATCTGGTCATCGCCATGGGCGCGGTCTCCCGCACCTTCCCGATCCCCGGCCTCGCCGAGCAGGGCATCGGCATGAAGGGCATCGAGGAGTCCATCGGCCTGCGCAACCACGTCCTGGAGCAGCTCGACAAGGCCGACTCCACCACCGACGAGGAGATCCGCCGCAAGGCGCTCACCTTCGTCTTCATCGGCGGCGGTTTCGCCGGCGCGGAGACCATCGGTGAGGTCGAGGACATGGCGCGCGACGCGGCCAAGTACTACAAGAACGTCTCCCGCGAGGACATGCGCTTCGTCCTCGTGGACGCCGCCGACAAGATCCTTCCCGAGGTCGGTCCGAAGCTCGGCCAGTACGGCAAGGAGCACCTCGAGGGCCGCGGCGTCGAGGTCTACCTGTCCACCTCCATGGACTCCTGCGTCGACGGCCACGTGGTGCTGAAGAACGGCCTGGAGGTCGACTCCAGCACCATCGTGTGGACGGCCGGCGTCAAGCCGAACCCGGCGCTCTCCCGCTTCGGCCTGCCGCTGGGTCCCCGCGGTCACGTCGACTGTGAGCCGACCCTCCAGGTCAAGGGCACCGACTACATCTGGGCCGCGGGCGACAACGCCCAGGTGCCGGACCTGGTCGGCCGCAAGGCGGGCAACGAGAACGCCTGGTGCCCGCCGAACGCCCAGCACGCGCTGCGCCAGGCCAAGGTCCTCGGCGACAACGTGATCTCCGGTATGCGGGGCTTCCCGCAGAAGGACTACAGCCACGCCAACAAGGGCGCGGTTGCTGGCCTCGGCCTGCACAAGGGCGTGGCGATGATCGTCATGGGCAAGATGAAGATCAAGCTCAAGGGACGTCTCGCCTGGTACATGCACCGCGGCTACCACGGTCTCGCGATGCCGACCTGGAACCGGAAGATCCGCGTCTTCGCGGACTGGACGCTCGGCATGTTCCTCAAGCGCGAGGTCGTCTCCCTCGGCGCGATGGAGACCCCGCGCGAGGAGTTCTACGAGGCCGCCAAGCCGGCGCCGGCCGCCGCGCCGAAGGCCGCCGGCAAGAGCGAGAAGGCCGCGAAGTCGGAGAAGACCGAGGAGAAGGCCAAGGCCTCCTGA
- a CDS encoding SAM-dependent methyltransferase gives MADAALRLQSLFEQLLGVPLPVRIRAWDGSQAGPPGAPTLVVHNRRALRRLLFKPGELGLARAWVAGDLDVDGDLYTALGLIAGLVWERGEDARGLGEALRDPEVRAAVRGLFRLAGPPLPPAPPPEEVRRARGHLHTKRSDRRAVSHHYDVGNDFYELVLGPSMVYSCAYWPAPPAEGGTLEDAQRDKLELVSRKLGLSAGQRLLDVGCGWGSMAIHAAREHGVSVVGVTLSQEQAAFARKRVADEGLTDRVEIRVQDYRDVADGPYDAISSIGMAEHVGAERYLEYAVDLFRLLKPGGRLLNHQIARRPRRDESAYSVDEFIDAYVFPDGELAPVGTTVTQLERAGFEVRDVESIREHYALTLRRWVANLESDWAAATRLVSPGRARVWQLYMAASALAFERNRIGVNQVLAVKTPEPGGSGMPLRARTWN, from the coding sequence ATGGCTGACGCCGCGCTGCGGCTGCAGAGCCTCTTCGAACAGTTGCTGGGGGTACCACTCCCGGTGCGCATCCGCGCCTGGGACGGTTCGCAGGCGGGCCCGCCGGGCGCGCCCACACTCGTCGTCCACAACCGCAGGGCCCTGCGCCGCCTGCTGTTCAAGCCGGGCGAACTGGGCCTGGCCCGCGCCTGGGTGGCCGGCGACCTGGACGTCGACGGCGACCTCTACACCGCCCTCGGCCTGATCGCGGGCCTCGTCTGGGAGCGCGGTGAGGACGCCCGCGGCCTCGGCGAGGCGCTCCGCGACCCCGAGGTGCGGGCCGCCGTACGCGGCCTGTTCAGGCTCGCCGGGCCGCCGCTGCCGCCCGCCCCGCCGCCGGAGGAAGTCCGCCGGGCCCGCGGCCACCTGCACACCAAGCGCAGCGACAGACGGGCCGTCAGCCACCACTACGACGTCGGCAACGACTTCTACGAGCTGGTCCTCGGACCGTCCATGGTGTACTCCTGCGCCTACTGGCCGGCCCCTCCGGCCGAGGGCGGCACCCTGGAGGACGCGCAGCGCGACAAGCTCGAACTGGTCAGCCGCAAGCTCGGCCTGAGCGCCGGTCAGCGCCTCCTCGACGTCGGCTGCGGCTGGGGCTCCATGGCGATCCACGCGGCCCGCGAGCACGGCGTGAGCGTCGTCGGCGTCACGCTGTCCCAGGAGCAGGCCGCGTTCGCCCGCAAGCGCGTCGCCGACGAGGGCCTCACCGACCGGGTGGAGATCCGCGTCCAGGACTACCGGGACGTCGCAGACGGGCCGTACGACGCCATCTCGTCCATCGGTATGGCCGAGCACGTCGGCGCCGAGCGGTACCTGGAGTACGCCGTCGACCTGTTCAGGCTCCTCAAGCCGGGCGGGCGGCTGCTGAACCACCAGATCGCCCGCCGCCCCCGGCGGGACGAGTCCGCCTACAGCGTGGACGAGTTCATCGACGCCTACGTGTTCCCCGACGGCGAACTGGCCCCCGTCGGCACCACCGTCACCCAGTTGGAGCGCGCCGGGTTCGAGGTGCGCGACGTGGAGTCGATCCGCGAGCACTACGCGCTCACCCTGCGCCGCTGGGTCGCCAACCTGGAGTCCGACTGGGCGGCGGCCACCCGGCTGGTCAGTCCCGGCCGCGCCCGTGTCTGGCAGCTCTACATGGCCGCCTCGGCGCTCGCCTTCGAGCGCAACCGCATCGGCGTCAACCAGGTCCTCGCCGTGAAAACCCCCGAGCCGGGCGGCTCCGGCATGCCGCTGCGCGCCCGCACCTGGAACTGA
- a CDS encoding ABC transporter permease, with amino-acid sequence MFRTALRNVFAHKARLLMTVLAVMLGVAFVSGTLVFTNTISDALQNSSAKGFDQVDVAVTTEYQEAEGDKVGEVPELTEALLDDSAKVPGAASAIGVVTGFTAVADKDGDLIGDGWSTQGGNYWGAKDPRYPLTDGRAPKGAGEILIDAKTAERTGYGVGDTVRMSVDGPVITPKVVGVFTTDDGNVAAGGSLTLFDTATAQKLFGKAGTYDEIDVKAKAGVTQAALKAELDKALPKDLVETTTGKELADDQAEMIASSMSGMKQGLLVFAGIALFVGTFIIANTFTMLVAQRTKELALMRAVGASRRQITRSVLIEAFVVGVVAAVTGLLAGIGIGAGMRALMGSMGAVVPDGPLVVSPGTIGAALAVGVLVTMLAAWLPGRRAAKIPPVAAMSSVHAKATTKSLVLRNTLGALVSAAGVAVVLAATTMEGSDGQAPMGMGAVLLIIGVFILTPLLSRPLIAAAAPVLRVFGVSGKLARQNSVRNPRRTAATASALMIGLTLITGMTVMAGSLQKSIDKMASASIEADYVVSMANGNYLSPDVAEKLGKADGITAISPLRNAESRIGGETEYLTGVNGSTIGELTDLKVEQGAFRVGGTDVVVDADTAKEHGWKAGSAFTAAYEDGEKQKLEVAGVYEGNEMIRGIMVDLPTVTPHLSDPVDMQVMVKMSDGASSASKDSLTQALDTNPAIKIQDKKDISNEIAKMFTLMLKMLYGLLAMSVIVAVLGVINTLAMSVFERSQEIGMLRAIGLDRKGIKRMVRLESLVISLFGGVLGIGLGVFFGWAAGELMGTTMPTYELVLPWGRMGVFLLLAAAVGVLAALWPARRAARLNMLQAIKAE; translated from the coding sequence ATGTTCCGTACCGCCTTGCGCAACGTATTCGCGCACAAGGCCAGGTTGTTGATGACCGTGCTCGCCGTGATGCTCGGCGTGGCGTTCGTGTCGGGCACCCTGGTCTTCACCAACACCATCTCCGACGCCCTGCAGAACAGTTCCGCCAAGGGCTTCGACCAGGTCGACGTCGCCGTGACCACCGAGTACCAGGAAGCCGAGGGCGACAAGGTCGGCGAGGTCCCCGAGCTGACCGAGGCCCTCCTCGACGACAGCGCGAAGGTGCCCGGCGCGGCCTCCGCCATCGGCGTGGTGACCGGCTTCACCGCCGTCGCCGACAAGGACGGCGACCTGATCGGCGACGGCTGGAGCACGCAGGGCGGCAACTACTGGGGCGCGAAGGACCCCCGGTACCCGCTGACCGACGGGCGCGCGCCCAAGGGCGCGGGCGAGATCCTCATCGACGCCAAGACCGCCGAACGCACCGGCTACGGCGTCGGTGACACCGTGCGGATGTCCGTCGACGGCCCGGTCATCACCCCGAAGGTCGTCGGCGTCTTCACCACCGACGACGGCAACGTCGCGGCCGGCGGCAGCCTCACCCTGTTCGACACGGCGACCGCGCAGAAGCTGTTCGGCAAGGCGGGCACGTACGACGAGATCGACGTCAAGGCGAAGGCCGGTGTCACCCAGGCCGCGCTGAAGGCGGAGCTGGACAAGGCGCTGCCGAAGGACCTCGTCGAGACCACCACCGGCAAGGAGCTGGCCGACGACCAGGCGGAGATGATCGCCTCGTCGATGAGCGGCATGAAGCAGGGGCTGCTGGTCTTCGCGGGCATCGCGCTGTTCGTCGGCACGTTCATCATCGCCAACACCTTCACGATGCTGGTCGCCCAGCGCACCAAGGAACTGGCCCTGATGCGGGCGGTCGGCGCCTCCCGCCGGCAGATCACGCGGTCGGTGCTGATCGAGGCGTTCGTGGTCGGCGTCGTCGCCGCGGTGACCGGCCTGCTCGCGGGCATCGGCATCGGGGCCGGGATGCGCGCCCTGATGGGCTCGATGGGCGCGGTCGTGCCCGACGGACCGCTGGTGGTCTCGCCCGGCACGATCGGCGCGGCCCTCGCGGTCGGCGTGCTGGTCACCATGCTGGCGGCGTGGCTGCCGGGCCGCCGGGCGGCGAAGATCCCGCCGGTCGCCGCGATGAGCAGCGTGCACGCCAAGGCCACGACGAAGTCGCTGGTGCTGCGCAACACGCTGGGCGCGCTGGTCTCGGCCGCCGGCGTCGCGGTCGTCCTCGCGGCGACGACGATGGAGGGCTCCGACGGACAGGCCCCCATGGGCATGGGAGCGGTGCTGCTGATCATCGGCGTGTTCATCCTGACGCCGCTGCTCTCCCGCCCGCTGATCGCCGCCGCGGCACCGGTGCTGCGCGTGTTCGGCGTCTCGGGCAAGCTCGCCCGGCAGAACTCGGTGCGCAACCCGCGCCGCACCGCCGCCACCGCCTCCGCGCTGATGATCGGCCTGACCCTGATCACCGGCATGACGGTGATGGCGGGCAGCCTGCAGAAGTCGATCGACAAGATGGCGTCGGCGTCGATCGAGGCCGACTACGTGGTCTCCATGGCCAACGGCAACTACCTCAGCCCGGACGTCGCCGAGAAGCTCGGCAAGGCCGACGGGATCACCGCCATCAGCCCGCTGCGCAACGCGGAGTCCCGCATCGGCGGGGAGACCGAGTACCTCACCGGCGTCAACGGCTCCACGATCGGCGAGCTGACCGACCTGAAGGTCGAGCAGGGCGCCTTCCGGGTCGGCGGCACCGACGTCGTCGTGGACGCCGACACCGCGAAGGAGCACGGCTGGAAGGCCGGCTCCGCCTTCACCGCCGCCTATGAGGACGGCGAGAAGCAGAAGCTGGAGGTCGCCGGGGTCTACGAGGGCAACGAGATGATCCGCGGCATCATGGTCGACCTTCCGACCGTCACGCCGCACCTGTCGGACCCGGTCGACATGCAGGTGATGGTGAAGATGTCCGACGGGGCCTCGTCGGCCTCGAAGGACAGCCTGACGCAGGCGCTGGACACCAACCCGGCGATCAAGATCCAGGACAAGAAGGACATCTCCAACGAGATCGCGAAGATGTTCACGCTGATGCTGAAGATGCTCTACGGCCTGCTGGCCATGTCGGTGATCGTGGCCGTGCTCGGTGTCATCAACACCCTGGCCATGTCGGTCTTCGAACGCTCCCAGGAGATCGGCATGCTGCGGGCGATCGGCCTGGACCGCAAGGGCATCAAGCGGATGGTCCGCCTGGAGTCCCTGGTGATCTCCCTGTTCGGCGGGGTGCTCGGCATCGGCCTGGGCGTGTTCTTCGGCTGGGCGGCCGGTGAGCTGATGGGCACGACGATGCCGACGTACGAGCTGGTCCTGCCCTGGGGCCGGATGGGCGTCTTCCTGCTGCTGGCCGCCGCGGTGGGCGTCCTTGCGGCGCTGTGGCCGGCCCGCCGGGCGGCGCGCCTGAACATGCTCCAGGCCATCAAGGCGGAATAG
- a CDS encoding ABC transporter ATP-binding protein — MTTAPSPSLRPGGPSADRSTIVAARATELSKIYGRGETQVVALDRVSVDFRQAEFTAIMGPSGSGKSTLMHCVAGLDTFSAGSVRIGDTELGSLKDKQLTKLRRDKIGFIFQAFNLLPTLTALENITLPMDIAGRKPDKQWLDSVIRMIGLSDRLGHRPSQLSGGQQQRVAVARALASRPEIIFGDEPTGNLDSRSGAEVLGFLRNSVRELGQTVVMVTHDPVAAAYADRVVFLADGRIVDEVYGPTADSVLDRMRNLPGGSPQTPESEARGRTS; from the coding sequence GTGACCACCGCACCCTCCCCCAGCCTCCGGCCGGGGGGACCTTCAGCCGACCGGTCCACCATCGTGGCCGCACGCGCCACGGAGCTTTCCAAGATCTACGGCCGGGGCGAGACCCAGGTGGTCGCCCTGGACCGGGTCTCCGTCGACTTCCGGCAGGCCGAGTTCACCGCGATCATGGGCCCCTCCGGCTCCGGCAAGTCCACGCTGATGCACTGCGTCGCCGGGCTGGACACCTTCTCCGCCGGCTCGGTGCGCATCGGCGACACGGAACTGGGCTCCCTGAAGGACAAGCAGCTCACCAAGTTGCGCCGGGACAAGATCGGCTTCATCTTCCAGGCGTTCAACCTGCTGCCGACGCTGACCGCGCTGGAGAACATCACCCTCCCGATGGACATCGCGGGCCGCAAGCCGGACAAGCAGTGGCTGGACTCCGTGATCCGGATGATCGGGCTGTCCGACCGGCTCGGCCACCGTCCCTCCCAGCTCTCCGGCGGCCAGCAGCAGCGGGTGGCCGTGGCCCGGGCGCTGGCCTCCCGGCCGGAGATCATCTTCGGTGACGAGCCGACCGGAAACCTCGACTCCCGCTCGGGCGCCGAGGTGCTGGGCTTCCTGCGCAACTCGGTGCGGGAGCTGGGGCAGACCGTGGTGATGGTGACCCACGACCCGGTGGCCGCCGCATACGCCGACCGGGTGGTCTTCCTCGCGGACGGACGCATCGTCGACGAGGTGTACGGGCCGACGGCCGACTCGGTGCTGGACCGCATGCGGAACCTTCCCGGGGGAAGCCCCCAGACCCCCGAGTCCGAGGCCAGGGGCCGCACGAGCTGA
- a CDS encoding 4-hydroxybenzoate 3-monooxygenase: protein MRTTVGIIGAGPAGLLLARLLHNAGIDSVVLESRDRAYVERRQRAGILEQGTVDVLRAAGAGERMDREGLPHDGIELRFAKRRHRVDFPALTGGRSVMVYAQTEVCKDLIALQLKDGGPLLFEAEALAVEGAETDRPRVRFRRGGAEDVLECDYVVGCDGFWGVARGAFPAGQGRTFERTYPFGWLGILADVAPSHDELVYARHDRGFALLSMRSPSVSRLYLQVPADTDAESWRDEEIWAELERRFETDDDWVLNRGPITQKSVTPMRSYVHEPMRHGRLFLAGDAAHIVPPTGAKGLNLAVGDVVTFARALAHRAETGSGELLDTYSETCLRRVWQAERFSYDMTTLLHRAPDATPFEERLQLARLDRIASSRAAETDLAEAYTGFPLG from the coding sequence ATGCGCACCACCGTCGGCATCATCGGGGCCGGCCCCGCCGGACTCCTGCTCGCCCGGCTGCTGCACAACGCCGGGATCGACTCGGTCGTCCTGGAGAGCCGCGACCGTGCCTACGTCGAGCGGCGGCAGCGCGCCGGAATCCTGGAGCAGGGCACCGTGGACGTCCTGCGCGCCGCCGGGGCCGGAGAGCGGATGGACCGCGAGGGGCTGCCCCACGACGGCATCGAGCTGCGGTTCGCGAAGCGGCGCCACCGCGTGGACTTCCCCGCCCTCACCGGCGGCAGGTCCGTCATGGTCTACGCCCAGACCGAGGTCTGCAAGGACCTCATCGCCCTCCAGCTCAAGGACGGCGGCCCGCTGCTGTTCGAGGCCGAGGCGCTGGCCGTGGAGGGGGCCGAGACCGACCGCCCGCGCGTCCGGTTCCGCCGGGGCGGCGCCGAGGACGTCCTGGAGTGCGACTACGTCGTCGGCTGCGACGGCTTCTGGGGCGTGGCCCGGGGGGCGTTCCCGGCCGGACAGGGGCGCACCTTCGAACGTACGTACCCCTTCGGCTGGCTCGGCATCCTCGCCGACGTCGCCCCCTCCCACGACGAGCTGGTCTACGCCCGCCACGACCGCGGCTTCGCCCTGCTCTCCATGCGCTCCCCGTCCGTCTCCCGCCTCTACCTCCAGGTGCCCGCGGACACGGACGCCGAGAGCTGGCGCGACGAGGAGATCTGGGCCGAGCTGGAACGGCGCTTCGAGACCGACGACGACTGGGTGCTGAACCGGGGCCCGATCACCCAGAAGTCGGTCACCCCCATGCGCTCCTACGTCCACGAGCCCATGCGGCACGGCCGCCTCTTCCTGGCCGGCGACGCCGCGCACATCGTGCCGCCCACCGGCGCCAAGGGGCTCAATCTCGCCGTCGGGGACGTCGTCACCTTCGCGCGGGCGCTGGCCCACCGCGCGGAGACCGGCTCCGGCGAACTCCTCGACACCTACTCCGAGACCTGCCTGCGCCGCGTCTGGCAGGCCGAGCGCTTCTCGTACGACATGACGACCCTCCTGCACCGCGCCCCCGACGCCACTCCGTTCGAGGAGCGGCTCCAGCTCGCCCGCCTCGACCGGATCGCCTCCTCCCGCGCCGCCGAGACCGACCTCGCCGAGGCGTACACCGGTTTCCCGCTCGGGTGA
- a CDS encoding Bax inhibitor-1/YccA family protein: MRSRNPVFSRRGFSRDNGYAGFNAAPQAGGPAVATQGNPYAQGTQGTPYAQPVGNPYAQNPYAQQDQQYGAPPQAPATTGRMTMDDVVIRTASTLGVLVVTAALAWALLPVDDANIGRSYGIGIGAALIGMVLALVQAFKRKASPALILLYAAFEGVFLGVVSSVVDNRIADGAAMQAVIGTMAVFAGVLIAYKAGWIRVNRRFYGFVMAAALGFVFLMMVNLLFAVFGGGDGLGFRSGTLGIVFGIVGIILGACFLAMDFKQVEDGLAYGAPREEAWLAAFGLTLTLVWLYLEFLRLIAILNSSD; this comes from the coding sequence ATGAGGAGCAGAAACCCGGTCTTCTCGCGACGGGGGTTCAGCCGCGACAACGGCTACGCGGGCTTCAACGCCGCGCCGCAGGCCGGGGGCCCCGCCGTCGCCACCCAGGGCAACCCGTACGCGCAGGGCACGCAGGGCACCCCGTACGCCCAGCCCGTCGGCAACCCCTACGCGCAGAACCCGTACGCCCAGCAGGACCAGCAGTACGGCGCGCCGCCGCAGGCGCCGGCCACCACCGGCCGGATGACGATGGACGACGTCGTCATCCGTACGGCGAGCACGCTCGGCGTGCTCGTGGTGACGGCCGCGCTCGCCTGGGCGCTGCTGCCCGTGGACGACGCCAACATCGGCCGCTCCTACGGCATCGGTATCGGTGCCGCGCTGATCGGCATGGTCCTGGCGCTCGTCCAGGCCTTCAAGCGCAAGGCCTCGCCGGCGCTGATCCTTCTCTACGCGGCGTTCGAGGGTGTCTTCCTCGGCGTCGTCTCCAGCGTCGTCGACAACCGCATCGCCGACGGCGCGGCCATGCAGGCCGTGATCGGCACGATGGCGGTCTTCGCCGGTGTGCTGATCGCCTACAAGGCCGGCTGGATCCGCGTCAACCGCCGCTTCTACGGCTTCGTGATGGCGGCCGCGCTCGGCTTCGTCTTCCTGATGATGGTGAACCTGCTGTTCGCCGTCTTCGGCGGCGGCGACGGCCTCGGCTTCCGCAGCGGCACGCTGGGCATCGTCTTCGGCATCGTCGGCATCATCCTCGGCGCCTGCTTCCTGGCGATGGACTTCAAGCAGGTCGAGGACGGTCTGGCCTACGGCGCCCCGCGCGAGGAGGCCTGGCTCGCCGCCTTCGGCCTCACGCTGACGCTGGTGTGGCTGTACCTGGAGTTCCTGCGGCTGATCGCGATCTTGAACAGCAGCGACTAG
- a CDS encoding DUF4287 domain-containing protein translates to MSQVFSEETHRNMLARIPHCTGREISDWLRTVEDGPSLFRFEEKVSWLRHEHDLAYGHAKAIIHEYDLRRAARKLR, encoded by the coding sequence ATGTCCCAAGTCTTCTCCGAGGAGACCCATCGCAACATGCTCGCCCGCATCCCCCACTGCACCGGTCGTGAGATCTCCGACTGGCTGCGCACCGTCGAGGACGGCCCCTCTCTCTTCCGCTTCGAGGAGAAGGTGAGCTGGCTCCGCCACGAACACGACCTCGCGTACGGCCACGCGAAGGCCATCATCCACGAGTACGACCTGAGAAGGGCCGCGCGCAAGCTGCGCTGA
- a CDS encoding acetyl-CoA C-acetyltransferase yields the protein MPEAVIVSATRSPIGRAFKGSLKDLRPDDLAATIIQAALAKVPELDPRDIDDLMLGCGLPGGEQGNNLGRIVAVEMGMDHLPGCTVTRYCSSSLQTSRMALHAIKAGEGDVFISAGVEMVSRFAKGNSDSLPDTRNPLFAEAEARTAEVAQQEGTTWHDPREDGLAPDPYIAMGQTAENLARAKGITRQDMDEFGVRSQNLAEEAIKNGFWEREITPVTLPDGTVVAKDDGPRAGVTLEGVQGLKPVFRPDGLVTAGNCCPLNDGAAALVIMSDTKARELGLTPLARIVSTGVSGLSPEIMGLGPVEASKQALSRAGLTIDDIDLVEINEAFAAQVIPSYRDLGIPLEKLNVNGGAIAVGHPFGMTGARITGTLINSLQTHDKQFGLETMCVGGGQGMAMVIERLS from the coding sequence ATGCCCGAAGCCGTGATCGTCTCAGCCACCCGCTCCCCCATCGGCCGCGCCTTCAAGGGCTCCCTGAAGGACCTGCGCCCCGACGACCTGGCCGCCACGATCATCCAGGCGGCCCTCGCCAAGGTCCCCGAGCTGGACCCCCGGGACATCGACGACCTGATGCTCGGCTGCGGCCTGCCCGGTGGCGAGCAGGGCAACAACCTCGGCCGGATCGTCGCCGTCGAGATGGGCATGGACCACCTGCCCGGCTGCACCGTCACCCGGTACTGCTCCTCGTCCCTGCAGACCTCCCGTATGGCCCTGCACGCCATCAAGGCCGGCGAGGGCGACGTCTTCATCTCGGCCGGTGTCGAGATGGTCTCCCGGTTCGCGAAGGGCAACTCGGACAGCCTGCCGGACACCCGCAACCCGCTGTTCGCCGAGGCGGAGGCGCGCACCGCCGAGGTCGCCCAGCAGGAGGGCACCACCTGGCACGACCCGCGCGAGGACGGCCTGGCCCCGGACCCGTACATCGCGATGGGCCAGACCGCCGAGAACCTCGCCCGCGCCAAGGGCATCACCCGGCAGGACATGGACGAGTTCGGCGTCCGCTCGCAGAACCTCGCCGAGGAGGCCATCAAGAACGGCTTCTGGGAGCGCGAGATCACCCCGGTCACGCTGCCGGACGGCACCGTCGTCGCCAAGGACGACGGCCCCCGCGCCGGCGTCACCCTCGAGGGCGTCCAGGGCCTCAAGCCCGTCTTCCGCCCCGACGGCCTGGTCACCGCCGGCAACTGCTGCCCGCTCAACGACGGCGCCGCCGCCCTCGTGATCATGAGCGACACCAAGGCCCGCGAGCTGGGCCTGACCCCGCTCGCCCGCATCGTCTCCACCGGCGTCTCCGGCCTCTCCCCCGAGATCATGGGCCTCGGCCCGGTCGAGGCGAGCAAGCAGGCCCTGTCCCGCGCCGGCCTGACCATCGACGACATCGACCTGGTCGAGATCAACGAGGCGTTCGCCGCACAGGTCATCCCCTCCTACCGCGACCTCGGCATCCCGCTGGAGAAGCTGAACGTCAACGGCGGAGCCATCGCCGTCGGCCACCCCTTCGGGATGACCGGCGCCCGCATCACCGGCACGCTGATCAACTCCCTCCAGACGCACGACAAGCAGTTCGGCCTGGAGACCATGTGCGTCGGCGGCGGCCAGGGCATGGCCATGGTCATCGAGCGCCTGAGCTGA